The Candidatus Bathyarchaeota archaeon genome includes a region encoding these proteins:
- a CDS encoding ECF transporter S component codes for MKEIEGEKRKQKLTIIRRKLYEIFEEDRETGQLILKPWRPWDTRYHGRKLYSGDIGEDLYNEYNRIQRRGAEVEEVQFVIKEETQWEPVEDLAKIARDGIKNLAYYCLDKKYLAKIFGLLIGGTILVVLPYFFNFAGRVPVFYDVFAVLSLIAIGLSFGLAYRKGKHMGKVFSKLSLLPVTVWYQSMIPEYQRLQKEKEVFAKIKSKERPRPKLD; via the coding sequence ATGAAAGAGATAGAAGGCGAAAAGAGGAAACAAAAGTTGACTATTATTCGCCGTAAACTCTATGAAATTTTTGAAGAAGATCGAGAAACAGGACAATTAATTTTAAAACCTTGGCGACCGTGGGATACGAGATATCATGGACGGAAACTCTATAGCGGAGATATTGGAGAAGACCTATACAATGAGTATAATCGTATTCAGCGTAGAGGAGCAGAAGTTGAAGAGGTTCAGTTTGTTATAAAAGAGGAAACACAGTGGGAGCCAGTAGAAGACCTCGCTAAGATCGCGAGGGATGGAATAAAAAATTTAGCATATTACTGTCTTGATAAAAAATATTTAGCCAAGATATTCGGGCTTTTAATAGGAGGAACTATATTAGTAGTGTTACCATATTTCTTTAATTTTGCTGGGCGAGTCCCAGTATTCTACGATGTATTTGCAGTTTTATCCTTAATTGCGATTGGTTTATCTTTTGGACTTGCCTATCGTAAAGGAAAACACATGGGAAAAGTTTTCTCTAAACTATCGTTGTTGCCAGTAACTGTATGGTATCAAAGTATGATACCCGAATATCAGAGATTACAGAAGGAGAAAGAAGTATTTGCCAAAATTAAGTCAAAGGAAAGACCAAGACCAAAACTCGATTGA
- a CDS encoding molybdenum cofactor biosynthesis protein MoaE, whose amino-acid sequence MADYGGVYEKGEITFSQILESLRENPRLQEAGAIASFIGIVRGRTYEGKEVSKLEVEAYKEKANEVIARICGNLLTRAGIVDARIYHFTGSFNVSDELVYVIIAGRSRKDVFPALTEAVERYKKELPVWKKEILADGSSYWVSEKE is encoded by the coding sequence ATGGCGGATTATGGCGGTGTTTACGAGAAGGGAGAAATCACGTTCTCACAAATACTAGAGTCTTTACGTGAGAACCCTCGGCTCCAAGAAGCTGGGGCAATCGCCTCATTCATTGGTATAGTGCGCGGGCGTACTTACGAAGGTAAAGAAGTTTCTAAATTAGAAGTAGAAGCCTACAAGGAAAAAGCTAACGAAGTTATCGCAAGAATTTGTGGGAATTTATTAACTCGAGCGGGTATAGTGGACGCCCGCATTTATCATTTTACCGGCTCATTTAACGTCAGCGATGAGCTTGTATATGTCATCATTGCAGGTCGCTCGCGGAAAGACGTATTCCCCGCGTTAACTGAAGCCGTCGAACGTTATAAAAAAGAGTTACCTGTGTGGAAGAAAGAAATACTTGCTGACGGCTCCTCTTATTGGGTTTCAGAAAAAGAGTAA
- a CDS encoding 4Fe-4S binding protein, with translation MTRSSGSSPNLKSVKEVRLIRDRCKGCGFCIWICPKQVLSFSDKLNVRGVFPAMIKDDVACVGCGLCELICPDFAIFLERRRKI, from the coding sequence TTGACTAGGTCCTCCGGATCTTCCCCTAACTTAAAGAGTGTTAAGGAGGTCAGATTGATCAGAGATCGGTGTAAAGGATGTGGGTTTTGCATTTGGATCTGTCCTAAACAAGTTCTTAGCTTCTCAGACAAGTTAAATGTCCGCGGTGTCTTTCCTGCGATGATAAAAGATGATGTTGCATGTGTTGGTTGTGGATTGTGTGAGCTGATCTGTCCGGATTTTGCGATTTTTCTGGAGCGGAGAAGGAAAATATGA
- a CDS encoding 2-oxoacid:acceptor oxidoreductase subunit alpha codes for MRRDVLSGIYFVQGNIACAEGAVAAGCRFFAGYPITPATEICEHMAVRLPEVDGVFIQMEDEIASLAAVLGASYSGVKAMTATSGPGFSLMMENLGLAVMTETPCVLVNVMRGGPSTGQPTKTGQQDVMQARWGSHGDYELIVLAPASVQEMFDFTVEAFNLSEEYRTPVIILADEIVAHIREKLIIPEPNSIKKIERKKPKISPNDYLPFKPDESLIPPMACFGEGYHIYATGLTHDERGMPDMSAEAHQYLVRRLCDKIRNNADKIVKTQEFLTDDAEIAIITYGTTTRSALSAAKKARKEGIKVGIQRLITIWPLPERAISKLAEKVEVIIVPEMNYGQLVREIERVAKTTPVIHLPKLGEELHRPTEILEAIRRNLCG; via the coding sequence ATGAGAAGAGACGTGTTGTCAGGTATATATTTTGTCCAAGGGAACATTGCCTGCGCTGAAGGTGCTGTTGCTGCGGGCTGCCGGTTTTTTGCTGGTTATCCGATAACCCCGGCTACAGAAATTTGTGAGCATATGGCAGTAAGACTTCCAGAAGTTGATGGTGTATTTATCCAGATGGAAGACGAGATAGCATCACTTGCTGCGGTGCTCGGAGCATCTTATTCTGGGGTTAAAGCTATGACCGCGACCTCTGGTCCCGGTTTCAGTTTGATGATGGAAAATCTTGGCTTAGCTGTAATGACTGAAACTCCATGTGTTCTTGTAAATGTTATGCGTGGCGGACCAAGTACTGGGCAGCCGACTAAAACTGGGCAACAAGATGTAATGCAGGCGAGATGGGGTTCTCACGGTGACTATGAGCTGATTGTTCTCGCTCCGGCTTCTGTTCAGGAAATGTTTGATTTCACGGTTGAAGCCTTCAACCTTTCTGAAGAGTATAGGACACCTGTCATCATTCTTGCCGATGAGATCGTTGCTCATATTCGAGAGAAATTAATTATTCCTGAACCGAATTCGATCAAAAAAATTGAGCGTAAAAAGCCAAAAATCTCACCTAACGACTACTTACCATTCAAACCTGATGAGAGCCTTATTCCACCTATGGCTTGCTTTGGAGAAGGATACCATATCTATGCTACTGGTTTAACACATGATGAGCGAGGTATGCCAGATATGAGTGCTGAGGCTCATCAATATTTGGTTAGACGGCTATGCGATAAAATTCGAAATAATGCGGACAAAATTGTAAAGACGCAAGAATTTTTGACTGATGACGCCGAGATCGCGATTATCACATATGGAACCACAACCAGATCTGCTCTCAGCGCTGCTAAAAAAGCTCGAAAAGAGGGTATTAAGGTTGGGATTCAGAGATTAATCACAATTTGGCCTCTTCCTGAAAGGGCGATTTCTAAATTAGCCGAAAAGGTTGAAGTTATCATTGTTCCTGAAATGAACTACGGGCAGCTTGTTAGGGAAATTGAACGAGTAGCAAAAACAACGCCTGTAATACATCTTCCGAAACTTGGTGAAGAACTTCATCGTCCAACTGAGATTTTGGAAGCGATTAGGAGGAATCTTTGTGGTTGA
- a CDS encoding 2-oxoacid:ferredoxin oxidoreductase subunit beta, with product MVEVSISHPLDGYLRRGALPHIWCAGCGYGVILNCFIRALRELEFNLNNLVVVSGIGCIGRISGYINADGFHTTHGRALAFATGVKLVRPHLKVVVISGDGDLFAIGGNHFIHAARRNIDVTVICANNFVYGMTGGQLGPTTPLSAYTPTTPYGSVEHPFNLVYLAAGSGAVYVARWTIFHVRELITSMKKALMRKGLSFVEIITPCPTLFGRYNRLGTAVDILEWLKTSSVTRYHSNPAEAEITLGGKIIVGEFIDTEKVTYSELVREMTKKIQQRLEKEGKLTLASL from the coding sequence GTGGTTGAGGTTTCTATATCACATCCACTTGATGGTTACTTACGAAGAGGGGCTCTTCCTCATATATGGTGTGCGGGTTGCGGATATGGAGTCATTTTAAACTGTTTTATTAGAGCCCTGCGGGAACTTGAGTTTAATCTTAATAATTTAGTTGTGGTCTCGGGAATTGGTTGCATTGGTAGAATCTCAGGTTACATAAATGCGGATGGATTTCACACAACTCATGGGCGGGCGCTAGCTTTCGCCACTGGCGTTAAACTCGTTCGCCCTCACCTCAAAGTTGTTGTGATTAGCGGAGACGGCGACTTATTTGCAATTGGTGGAAACCACTTCATTCATGCTGCACGTCGTAATATTGATGTAACAGTAATTTGCGCAAATAATTTTGTTTACGGAATGACTGGAGGTCAGCTTGGTCCGACAACTCCCCTATCCGCTTACACCCCGACAACACCGTATGGGAGCGTTGAACATCCATTTAACCTAGTTTATCTGGCAGCTGGGTCAGGCGCTGTCTATGTTGCACGATGGACTATCTTTCATGTCAGAGAGTTAATTACCTCAATGAAAAAAGCCTTAATGAGGAAAGGGTTAAGTTTTGTTGAGATAATTACACCGTGCCCAACTCTCTTTGGCCGGTATAATCGGCTTGGCACTGCCGTGGATATTTTGGAGTGGCTGAAAACGAGCTCGGTCACTCGATACCATAGTAACCCGGCAGAAGCTGAAATTACATTGGGCGGAAAGATAATTGTAGGCGAATTTATTGACACCGAAAAAGTAACCTATTCGGAGTTAGTTAGGGAAATGACCAAAAAGATCCAGCAACGGCTTGAAAAAGAGGGAAAATTAACTCTTGCCTCGCTATGA
- a CDS encoding 2-oxoacid:acceptor oxidoreductase family protein, translated as MPRYEIRIAGFGGQGIVRAGVILGIAACLYSDMNGTQTESYGPEARGGACRSEVVLSDEEIDYPNVETPDVLIVMSQLAYKMYSSDIKENGTIILDPDMIPYRTALKKVKIYEIPATRIAEKAGSRVVANSVMLGAFTAISNIIKKTAMEKAIVASFPSETRKMNLRAFREGYNFAKKLLMRRA; from the coding sequence TTGCCTCGCTATGAGATAAGAATCGCTGGATTCGGTGGTCAGGGAATTGTCAGGGCAGGAGTAATTCTTGGGATAGCCGCATGTCTCTATAGTGATATGAATGGAACTCAAACAGAGTCTTATGGTCCTGAGGCGAGGGGTGGCGCCTGCAGATCAGAAGTTGTATTATCCGATGAGGAAATCGATTACCCGAATGTAGAAACACCCGATGTCCTCATAGTGATGTCGCAGTTGGCCTACAAGATGTATTCCAGTGATATTAAAGAAAATGGGACGATAATTTTGGATCCGGACATGATTCCATACCGTACAGCTCTTAAGAAAGTCAAAATATATGAAATTCCCGCAACTCGGATTGCTGAAAAAGCCGGTAGCAGAGTTGTTGCAAATAGTGTAATGCTGGGGGCATTCACAGCCATTTCCAACATAATTAAAAAGACAGCTATGGAGAAGGCCATTGTAGCAAGCTTCCCCTCTGAGACTAGAAAAATGAATTTACGTGCATTTCGCGAAGGCTACAATTTTGCTAAGAAACTGCTGATGCGACGCGCTTAA
- a CDS encoding RsmB/NOP family class I SAM-dependent RNA methyltransferase — translation MEQDQLLSLAEIYRFSADAIKHLLTVYKNRTENVLQALKTPGKRYYIRVNTLKIDPNSFVKKLRDKGLRADYHPLIPEAVFLPVEGPLSLPEVSQKIVADKYAAESVLQGANLYAPGVTNCRGIKRGDLVLITDEYGQPVGAGITRMNETEILQYRKGLAVELTHPRYRIPCLRETEEFKNGLIYPQSFPAILASRVLDPQPGETVVDMCAAPGGKTGHIAQLMHDKGLVIAIDRNQEKITELSGTVTRLGFKNVKLICQDARYLDINLPNLKADRVIIDPPCSAMGVRPKLFDHTTDAEIRSLSEYQRQFIRVAAKIVKPNGVVVYSTCTLTVNENEENLRYAVEECGLEPEDIPFKYGSKGLEWVFSGARCALRFDPDVHDSPGYFIARFRKIS, via the coding sequence ATGGAGCAAGATCAACTTCTATCTCTTGCAGAAATATACCGGTTCTCAGCGGATGCTATAAAACACTTATTAACGGTCTATAAAAATCGAACTGAGAATGTTCTACAGGCACTAAAGACTCCGGGCAAGCGCTATTATATTCGTGTAAATACCCTAAAAATAGATCCAAATTCCTTCGTTAAAAAGCTGCGGGATAAGGGACTTAGAGCTGATTACCATCCTCTAATCCCTGAAGCAGTTTTTCTGCCTGTTGAAGGACCACTTAGTCTCCCTGAAGTATCCCAAAAAATTGTCGCCGACAAATATGCAGCAGAAAGCGTTTTGCAAGGAGCGAACCTTTATGCACCAGGAGTAACGAACTGCCGTGGAATCAAGAGAGGAGATTTGGTTCTAATTACGGATGAATATGGGCAACCAGTAGGAGCTGGAATCACTCGAATGAATGAAACAGAGATACTGCAATACAGGAAGGGCTTAGCAGTTGAGCTCACACATCCACGCTATAGAATCCCTTGCTTGAGAGAAACTGAAGAGTTTAAGAACGGTCTTATATATCCGCAATCGTTTCCAGCCATCCTCGCGAGTCGTGTTCTCGATCCACAACCCGGCGAAACAGTTGTGGACATGTGCGCAGCTCCCGGGGGAAAGACTGGGCACATTGCACAACTCATGCATGACAAGGGACTAGTTATTGCTATTGATAGGAATCAAGAGAAGATAACTGAGCTTAGCGGAACCGTTACTCGCCTAGGTTTCAAAAATGTTAAACTAATTTGCCAAGACGCACGTTATCTTGACATTAATTTGCCGAATCTAAAAGCTGATCGCGTTATTATAGATCCTCCGTGTTCAGCGATGGGGGTTAGGCCAAAGCTTTTCGACCATACAACTGACGCCGAAATCCGTTCTCTTTCTGAATATCAACGTCAATTCATTCGTGTTGCTGCTAAGATTGTGAAGCCAAATGGGGTCGTCGTATACAGCACATGCACCCTTACGGTTAATGAGAACGAGGAAAATTTACGGTACGCAGTTGAAGAGTGTGGGCTCGAACCGGAAGATATCCCATTTAAATACGGCTCAAAAGGGCTTGAATGGGTTTTCTCCGGTGCTAGATGTGCACTACGGTTTGATCCTGACGTCCACGATTCTCCAGGTTACTTCATAGCTAGATTCCGAAAAATAAGTTAA
- a CDS encoding geranylgeranylglyceryl/heptaprenylglyceryl phosphate synthase produces the protein MGQVEKYLLEKIRQEGAIHLTLIDPDKESPESGAKVAQEAEAGGTAAIMIGGSTAASTLHMDALITAIKKVTTLPVIIFPGNVFSVSQYADAIWFMSLLNSFNPYYITEAQALGAPLIKKYNLEPLPMGYIIVGEGGTAGYIGQAHPIPYDRPEIAALYALAAQYLGMRFVYLEAGSGAKHPVPPEMVAKVRQFIDITTVVGGGIRTGTDAAKIVEAGADAIVTGTVVEKTVSVTQKISEITKGIKTALNRRMR, from the coding sequence ATGGGGCAGGTTGAAAAATACCTACTTGAAAAGATTAGGCAAGAAGGAGCGATTCATCTAACTCTAATCGACCCCGATAAAGAGTCCCCAGAAAGCGGAGCAAAGGTCGCGCAAGAAGCTGAAGCTGGTGGAACAGCCGCCATAATGATCGGAGGATCCACTGCAGCTTCAACTTTACATATGGATGCGTTAATCACCGCAATTAAAAAAGTGACAACGCTTCCCGTGATAATTTTCCCGGGTAATGTCTTTAGTGTCAGTCAATATGCTGATGCTATATGGTTTATGTCTTTATTAAACTCGTTTAATCCTTATTATATTACCGAAGCTCAAGCTCTTGGAGCCCCCCTCATCAAGAAATACAACTTGGAGCCATTACCAATGGGCTACATTATAGTTGGTGAAGGTGGTACAGCCGGTTATATTGGTCAAGCGCATCCGATTCCTTACGACCGTCCCGAGATCGCAGCTCTCTACGCTCTAGCAGCGCAATATCTAGGGATGCGCTTTGTATACTTGGAAGCTGGGTCTGGAGCCAAACATCCGGTTCCACCCGAAATGGTCGCTAAAGTTCGGCAGTTTATCGACATCACTACGGTTGTCGGTGGAGGAATTAGAACTGGAACTGATGCTGCAAAAATAGTAGAGGCAGGAGCAGATGCTATTGTCACTGGGACCGTGGTAGAAAAAACTGTTTCCGTAACTCAAAAAATTAGTGAAATTACAAAGGGTATTAAAACCGCTTTGAACAGAAGGATGAGGTAG
- a CDS encoding DNA polymerase II large subunit, which yields MQLASDDYQRYFLEINQTLQSLYEIARKARRCGYDPTFEPEPHIALDLAERVEGLVGPPGVANRIRELNGILKTREEVAFKIAEEIVYGKFGHLDEQRAADQAVRTALAILTEGITAAPLQGIAQVSIKVNPDRTRYLAIYFAGPIRSAGGTEAALTLVIGDFIRRLIGVDRYKPTDEEIGRFIEELRLYEREVSRFQYHVLDESLENALRSLPIEVTGTETDPVEVSSFRNLPRIETNRVRGGALRVINDGIIGRSSKVWKSIELLGIDGWDWLKRVREFKEDVAEEATEFMYMEDVIAGRPIFSFPSWSGGFRLRYGRSRNTGLAAVGLHPATMSVLQNFLAIGTQLRIEKPGKAGLVAPVDTIEPPIVKLKDGSVTRVETVEEAERVRNSIEKILFLGDILISFGDFLENNKPLAPSGFTEEWWGEELLIRIKKTFNGSIERAATATDIPQGRLESFLTQPIKNKPTPEEAIKLTTALNVPLHPRYTYFWDDITVDELLKLRSILLGATKTVEGRFVKKITAEFNQEIKDILERLCVPHKVSNNIMTIDSDAPTLAFSLRLDNPKLKVKSTRSTLEAVKELAGADIRCKVGTYIGARMGRPEKAKKREMSPPVHVLFPIGLAGGPHRDLAEAARKEVIQVEIVRRRCPSCNNVTINLVCPHCGVETSLEKVCPNCGRTINEEICPVCKGRARYYERRQVNVSELLRYACKKLGEDKPIPVKAVKGLMSETRTPELIEKGILRAKHGLTVFKDGTTRFDATNAPLTHFMPSEIGVSIDKLRCFGYIYDQDGNELRDPQQICELKVQDVIIPVKCARYLVQVAQFLDELLEKVYGLQPYYKVNRDEDLLGHLIIGLAPHTSAGVIGRIIGFTKANVCYAHPLWHTAKRRDCDGDEDAIMLALDPLINFSKFYLPAQIGGMMDAPLLLNPIINPSEVGHEALNVDVASKYPLIFYESTLKAISPKVMAKLIDLIGHRLSTSAQFQAMHYTHFTTDINAGNYESAYKKLGAMLNKMDSQLALAEKIRAVDAKAVAKRVLTTHLIRDIAGNLKAFSTQSFRCKRCNLKYRRIPLRGQCLKCGGQLVPTVYRGGIEKYLNAAANLAKKYGIEDYYRQRITIIEDELTLLFKAPKAKQVSLGEFM from the coding sequence TTGCAATTGGCAAGTGATGACTATCAACGCTACTTTTTAGAAATAAATCAAACTCTTCAATCTCTTTACGAGATTGCACGAAAGGCAAGGCGATGTGGATATGACCCGACATTTGAGCCCGAGCCTCATATCGCCCTTGATCTAGCTGAACGTGTTGAAGGTTTAGTTGGTCCTCCTGGTGTTGCCAATCGTATTCGTGAACTCAATGGTATCTTAAAGACGCGTGAAGAAGTTGCTTTCAAGATAGCTGAAGAAATTGTCTACGGGAAATTCGGACATTTAGATGAGCAGCGAGCTGCAGATCAAGCTGTGAGAACAGCCTTAGCCATCCTTACCGAGGGGATTACCGCTGCACCATTACAAGGCATAGCTCAAGTAAGCATTAAAGTAAATCCTGATCGCACCCGATATCTCGCCATATATTTCGCTGGTCCAATTCGCTCAGCGGGTGGGACCGAAGCAGCGCTCACTTTGGTTATTGGGGACTTCATACGTAGGCTCATCGGCGTCGACAGATACAAACCAACGGATGAAGAAATTGGACGGTTTATCGAAGAACTTCGGCTGTATGAGAGAGAAGTTTCACGATTTCAGTATCACGTTTTAGATGAAAGTTTAGAAAACGCTTTAAGAAGTCTCCCCATCGAGGTGACCGGCACCGAAACGGATCCCGTTGAAGTTTCTTCATTTAGAAATCTCCCACGTATTGAAACTAATCGGGTTAGAGGTGGAGCCCTTCGAGTTATAAATGATGGAATCATCGGACGATCGAGTAAGGTATGGAAAAGCATTGAATTACTTGGAATCGATGGATGGGATTGGTTAAAACGGGTTCGCGAATTTAAAGAGGATGTAGCGGAAGAGGCTACAGAGTTTATGTATATGGAGGACGTTATAGCTGGGCGTCCAATCTTTTCTTTCCCGTCGTGGAGCGGGGGGTTCAGACTTCGTTATGGACGCTCCAGAAATACGGGGTTAGCCGCCGTTGGACTTCATCCAGCAACTATGAGTGTCCTCCAAAATTTCTTAGCAATTGGAACCCAACTACGTATTGAAAAACCCGGGAAGGCGGGTTTAGTTGCCCCAGTTGATACAATTGAACCTCCAATCGTGAAACTTAAGGACGGATCTGTTACTCGTGTTGAAACGGTAGAAGAGGCAGAGCGAGTTAGGAACTCGATTGAGAAAATACTATTTCTCGGTGACATTCTCATTTCTTTTGGTGACTTTTTAGAGAACAATAAGCCTCTGGCCCCATCTGGATTTACTGAAGAATGGTGGGGAGAAGAGCTCCTTATTCGGATTAAAAAAACGTTTAATGGGTCAATTGAAAGGGCAGCAACCGCTACCGACATTCCTCAAGGGCGCCTTGAAAGCTTTCTTACTCAACCAATTAAAAATAAACCTACACCGGAAGAAGCTATCAAATTAACAACCGCCCTAAACGTGCCCTTACACCCACGTTATACATATTTTTGGGATGACATAACAGTTGATGAACTCCTCAAATTAAGGTCGATACTTCTCGGCGCTACAAAGACAGTTGAAGGGCGCTTCGTTAAAAAAATTACAGCAGAGTTCAATCAGGAGATTAAGGATATTCTGGAGCGATTATGTGTTCCACACAAGGTTTCTAACAATATTATGACGATAGACAGCGATGCGCCGACTCTTGCATTTAGCCTTCGTTTAGATAATCCCAAGCTCAAAGTGAAATCTACGAGAAGCACGTTAGAAGCCGTTAAAGAGTTAGCCGGTGCTGACATTCGGTGTAAAGTGGGCACGTATATTGGGGCTAGGATGGGGCGTCCCGAAAAGGCCAAGAAGCGTGAGATGAGCCCGCCCGTCCATGTGCTTTTTCCAATCGGCTTAGCTGGTGGGCCGCATCGGGATTTAGCTGAAGCAGCGAGAAAAGAGGTAATTCAAGTTGAAATAGTTAGAAGGCGCTGTCCTAGTTGCAATAATGTCACAATTAATTTAGTCTGCCCTCATTGTGGCGTAGAAACTAGTCTTGAAAAAGTCTGCCCAAATTGTGGTAGAACGATTAATGAGGAGATCTGTCCGGTTTGCAAAGGGCGTGCACGGTATTACGAAAGACGCCAAGTGAACGTTAGCGAATTACTTAGATATGCATGCAAAAAGCTCGGAGAGGATAAGCCAATTCCTGTTAAAGCGGTAAAAGGGCTGATGAGTGAAACTCGTACTCCAGAATTGATCGAGAAAGGAATATTACGAGCTAAGCATGGACTCACCGTATTTAAAGATGGAACAACTCGTTTCGATGCAACGAACGCCCCGCTTACCCACTTTATGCCATCTGAAATTGGTGTTTCAATCGATAAACTTCGGTGCTTCGGATATATTTATGACCAAGATGGTAACGAGCTTCGAGATCCGCAGCAGATCTGCGAACTTAAAGTCCAAGATGTCATAATCCCAGTAAAATGTGCACGATATCTCGTTCAAGTTGCCCAATTTTTAGACGAATTACTGGAGAAAGTTTATGGGCTTCAGCCATATTACAAGGTGAATCGCGACGAAGATCTTCTAGGCCATTTAATAATTGGGCTTGCACCGCATACATCAGCAGGAGTTATCGGTAGAATTATTGGATTTACTAAGGCCAATGTCTGTTATGCGCATCCACTATGGCATACTGCAAAACGACGCGATTGTGATGGGGATGAAGATGCGATCATGCTGGCTCTCGATCCATTGATTAACTTCTCGAAATTCTATCTTCCAGCTCAAATTGGTGGAATGATGGATGCGCCTCTTCTCTTAAATCCTATTATTAATCCATCGGAGGTCGGTCATGAAGCATTAAATGTTGACGTTGCCAGCAAGTATCCGCTTATTTTTTACGAGAGCACATTAAAGGCGATTAGCCCTAAGGTAATGGCTAAACTAATTGACCTCATTGGTCACCGGCTAAGCACGTCAGCTCAATTCCAAGCGATGCACTATACACATTTTACCACTGATATTAACGCCGGAAATTATGAAAGCGCCTACAAAAAGCTTGGAGCGATGCTTAATAAAATGGACAGCCAGCTCGCTTTAGCGGAAAAGATTCGCGCGGTTGATGCCAAAGCGGTTGCCAAACGTGTTCTAACGACACACCTAATACGCGATATTGCTGGAAATCTTAAGGCATTTTCCACTCAATCATTCCGCTGTAAACGTTGTAATTTGAAATATCGCCGTATTCCTCTTCGAGGTCAATGCCTGAAATGTGGTGGGCAACTTGTTCCAACGGTTTATCGGGGTGGCATCGAGAAGTATTTGAACGCAGCAGCTAATCTGGCTAAGAAATACGGTATTGAAGACTACTATCGCCAACGAATCACGATTATCGAGGATGAGCTCACTCTTCTCTTTAAGGCACCAAAAGCGAAACAAGTCAGTTTAGGAGAATTCATGTGA
- a CDS encoding winged helix-turn-helix transcriptional regulator — protein sequence MKESFHPKARLTKRRNIRTGLSTRTKILIALEKGEKHAKEVAVLANVSYHTVIHHLRLLEDEKIARRKGERKPFLWELTGVGQQRLI from the coding sequence ATGAAAGAAAGCTTTCACCCTAAGGCACGCCTTACTAAACGAAGGAATATTCGTACAGGGCTCTCAACTAGAACAAAAATACTTATCGCTCTGGAAAAAGGAGAGAAACATGCTAAAGAAGTTGCTGTTTTAGCCAACGTAAGTTACCATACTGTCATTCACCATCTTCGACTCTTGGAAGATGAGAAAATTGCACGAAGGAAAGGAGAAAGAAAACCCTTTTTATGGGAGTTAACTGGTGTAGGTCAACAACGACTTATATAA
- a CDS encoding nucleotide pyrophosphohydrolase produces the protein MVTIRDFQDLMKELYFHRDSQRGVDRTYIWLVEEVGELGDAIITNNQTAIEDEVSDIFAWLASLCNILNFDLESVVMKKYKNSCPRCKSRPCRCPLV, from the coding sequence ATGGTTACAATCCGAGATTTTCAAGATTTGATGAAGGAACTTTATTTCCATCGCGACTCTCAGCGTGGTGTAGACCGCACCTATATATGGCTGGTAGAAGAGGTTGGGGAACTTGGAGACGCGATTATTACCAACAATCAAACAGCAATAGAAGATGAGGTAAGTGATATTTTTGCTTGGCTTGCTAGTCTTTGCAATATTCTAAACTTTGATCTTGAATCGGTTGTAATGAAGAAGTACAAGAATTCATGTCCACGTTGTAAAAGCCGGCCCTGCAGATGTCCATTAGTTTAG
- a CDS encoding preprotein translocase subunit Sec61beta, which yields MSREKRRKESSPMPAVSAGLLRFFEEESTGIKIRPEVIVLAAVSLIVMCILAQLYSVSMFPIP from the coding sequence ATGAGCAGGGAGAAACGACGAAAGGAAAGTAGCCCAATGCCAGCTGTCTCAGCTGGTTTGCTACGATTTTTCGAAGAAGAGTCAACTGGGATAAAAATTAGGCCTGAAGTAATAGTATTGGCAGCAGTTTCACTTATTGTTATGTGCATATTAGCGCAGTTGTATTCAGTTAGTATGTTTCCGATCCCATAG